The genomic window GTGGTAAATTTTTGATTGTCACGTttgcaaatagttaaatgctcCCCCGTTTTTACATTTGTCACGGCGGGCGCGGTTAGGCGCCGCCATCGATCGAAGCAGCAAGCGAGGAAAAACAGCCAAGAGAGAGGAACATCAAGACGGCAAGAAAGCAGCAACAGGACCAGAGCAAGCAAGACCCCATCAATCAATCATCGGACACCACCTCTCGCTGCCCTGCGTCCCCCACAAGATTCCGACGACAGCAAAGACAGCGACGGGAGGGGAGGGATCGCGCGTTCTCGattcggaaatatttttttttgttccctcTCTTGCCGTTGATGTCGACGGAAATCACAGTGTGGAGGTAGGGGCAAGGAGAAGTACTGTAGCTTGTGAAAGCGAGTGGTTTTGGATCCAAGCTGGTTGATTGATTGCTCTTCGTCTCCCCTGGCTATAAAACGAGCGGGGCCGCAGCCGGGCTGCGGCGAGGCCGCCCTCCACAGATTTCTTGGCGATTTGTCTGGTTCTGCCTGCTCTTGCTGGTTTCAGATCCGGGAGGGGACTGAGCCTCCGAAGTTATCAGGTAtccccttttcttttgcttCAGTTTTGAGTTCTTGGTGAGGATTCTTGCTTGGATTGGGAAGATCGTTGCTTTTCTTGGGGGGCTTTGTGTCGGTGGTGGGATTCCTGATCAATTCTAGGAGAAGACTGGTTCTGAGTAGCTGGTTCGTGGGTCGCAGTGATTTTGGGGATAAATTTTGGATATGTATGCTGATTAGGATGGACTTGAAGTATCATTCGTACAACCGTGTCGTAGCCTCGTAGGCTTATGCCCGTGGTTGTGAATTGTGGTGGAAAGGTTGGATTTTTTGGGCTGAGCTTTAGTTGGTCTAACATGATCTTGCAGCTCGTTTCTTTGTGCGTTTTGTCTCATATTCTGGatataattttatttacttTATGTTTTGACTTAGAGAGTTGCGTTTCTAAATTCTTGAAGTCTTTTGGTAGAAGAGAGAATGAACTTCTTGCTTCAAGGGAGTACCTAGTATCAGAAATTTCTTCTCTCCATAAGTCCATACTTGCATTAATTAAAAATGTGATACATTCATTTTGGGGAATATTAAAGCTGAACAGCATAAGAAATGGAAACCAAGTTAAAACTGTCTGATTCAAAGAAAGTTAGATGCATGATAATAAGCATACTTGGTTTTCCAGATAAAAATCTGACTGAATCCTTGCTATCCAGGAGAGTGAAAGACATAATGGGGATCAGCAGCGAATCGCCGAATGGGAGCCAGCAGATTGTACAAAAGGAAACACGAGATGAGACAACACCACTTCTGCCGGtcaaggtggaggaggaggggtttcaTGAGTTCAATGGAGCTTCATTTTCCGGGGCGGTTTTCAATTTATCGACCACTATTGTTGGGGCTGGAATTATGGCCTTGCCAGCCAGTATCAAGATGTTGGGCATCATCCCAGGGATTCTGATGATCATCGTTGTGGCGTTGCTCACAGAGGCATCAATTGACATGCTTGTCAGGTGCAGCCACCAGGGCAAGATTACATCTTATGGTTGGCTAATGGGTGAGGCTTACGGACAGTGGGGAAGAATTGCACTGCAGGCCTCTGTCGTCATAAACAACATTGGCGTGATGATTGTttacatgattatcattggtatCCCTTCTATGCTCTGCTGTTACATTTGAACATTTGACTTTTTTAGATGTGCAACCAAAAATTGCTGAGCTGGACTTTGTGCAAATAATCTAGAGATTGGGTAGAACATCTTTTATTCTAGTGTAGTTAACTTAGGGCCAAACATTTTGTTGTGAAAAAAACCCCattattttggtgattttttatTTAGAGGTTTAGAGCTAGCTGTTAGGCTTGGATTTCTTAGCACTTCATTCTCAAGCAAAAACAATACAATTTGTCATCACTGTCAGCTAGTTTGATCAGTTTTTTACTACCAACTGGAATCTTTGCTTCTCTGAAAAGAAACAATGACCTATCCATTCTAAGCTATGTGGAGTCATAGGATAATTCCTCCTAATCAACACCTGTCTTGACAGATAACTTTGTTTTTCCCGAACTGAAGTCGATATTAATTCTTAAATTTGTAAAATAGGTGATGTATTATCTGGAACATCATCAACAGGTGTTCACCATCGTGGTATACTTGAGGGCTGGTTTGGAGCTCATCTCTGGAATTCACGTGCCATTGTTCTTCTTGCGACGACTCTTTTCGTGTTTGCTCCATTGGTGAGCTTTAAGCGTCTGGGTACGTCTTAGTGCTTTCATATTGGTAAAGAAAAAATATCCTTCATTGTATTTGATGTTATTGGCAGCATGATGTTACTTATAGATTTTGTCAATTGTCATGCCTTGTAGATTCATTGAGATACACCTCTGCCCTATCGGTTGCTCTTGCTGTGGTTTTTGTCGTCATTACTGCTGGAATTGCTATCATCAAACTCTTCAATGGAACTGTAGCGATGCCCAAACTTTTTCCAGAACTAGATGGTCTTAGTTCCATCTGGAAGCTCTTCACAGCTGTCCCTGTTCTTGTCACTGCCTACATCTGCCATTACAATGGTATGCATTCTCAGTGCtcagacctttttttttttcaagtgttCAATAATCTGATGTCTAAATGCACGCTCTCATGATTCACAGTTCACAGCATTGACAATGAGCTTGAAGACAGAACACAAATTAAACCTATTGTGCGAACATCCCTGTTCCTCTGCTCCAGTGTTTACATTGCTACAAGTTTCTTTGCATATCTCCTCTTCGGCGAGGGTACCCTAGATGATGTTCTCGCTAACTTCGATGCAAATCTTGGGATTCCATTTAGTTACGTCTTTGATGATATAGTGCGAGTGAGCTATGCTGCTCACGTTATGCTTGTCTTTCCCATAGTCTTCTTTGCCCTTAGGCTCAACTTGGATGGACTGCTCTTCCCCACATCAAGGCACATTTCTCGTGACAACAAGAGATTTGCCATAATCACTATCTCACTCCTCACAGTAATTTATCTTGCTGCCATTTTCATACCGAGCATTTGGGATGCATTCCAGTTTACTGGTGCAACTGCTGCTGTCCTGATTGGTTTCATCTTCCCTGCCATGGTTATACTTAGGTAACTAAATTATGTCTCGATGTGTTATATATTCCCTCTGTGTTCATGCATTTTCATATTGACATATAACATTTTGGCTTTCTTTTTTCTAGGGATCCTTATGGAATCGCATCCAAGCGTGACAAGATCTTGGCTGTAACCATGATCGTGCTTGCTGTCCTCTCCAATTCTGTTGCTTTATACAGCGATGCAATGAATATCTTCCGTAAGGAAGAGGAGGCATGAATGTCAGACTCCAAAGGAATGTCATCAAATATCAGTGATGAAGGAAGCGTGGCTTCATGTTATGAGACACAGATGCTGTGAAGGGAAATTATTTCCTGGAATCCAGCGAACGAAGATTTCTTGGTCAGCGGTCGAGGTTCCAGTCACTCGAATGAATTGGATGGTTGAATCTGTGTGGCTTCTGTGCGAACCGGCTCAAATTCGAATTGAGCTGCTCGCGATATCTGTATTGTTAGTGTTCTTGTATCCACAAGCAATGTATGGCTTTAAAATGCCTGGTTTACAATAATGTACAGTTTCAAAAATACTTCAGATGAGTTAAATGTCTATGTGAACCTGGACTCAGTGTCGATTTAAAATTGGAATGGCTGTTGTTGCCATCTTTCGGACTTTCACTTGTGTGTCAAGTCTCTGCATGTTTGAATTAAGGCAATATGAGAATTTAATTTACTTTTGAAAAACTCTGGTTTCCAATGATGTTGAAAAGTACAATGCTAAATTTTCATCACACTGCATCAGAGTGTCTACCCTGGGCCAATCTTAGAATTGCACATAGAGTTCAGAAAGAAAGATCCATAACACTACTTATTTGCCTTCTGGTGAACAGGAGGTACCAAGCTCAGCTGATACTCTTTGCATCTTGAAAGGTCAAGGCTCCAAGCAATCAACAGAGCAAATTATGCATAAGAGCACTACCAAATATGAGGGACCCTTGAAAGGAATATTGAAGTTTGTCTGACGTATTTTTCGCTAATATTCTCTTGTTAGGATACTTGGTATCACATCCAGCCAATTGGGCACAATGACAGAATCCTCCTAGTTGTGATAGGCTTATCTTTTCAGTCACTGGCAAAGTACTTCTGGCACTAGCAAAATTGCATTCTTATGTTGACACTATAATATATGATTGATGAGTTTGAATCAGAGGAAATTCTTGACATGAAGGCAATTAATTTATGTATGATTATGATAGACAGATTGCAGATGGAGGGTTTAGAGCCACAAGTTTAGATGTTGGTCAGGAATCATTCAGAGATCAATTCATAGAGGGCCCCAAATGATATTTTGTTGAACAATAATTTACTCTGATTTGCAAGCTAGCTGAGAATTGGAAAACACTTAGTTGGCCAAAACAATCATCTTGTTTTCATTACGTCACTTGGAAAAACAATTATGCTCCCAGTTGCCCACCTTGTCAATGTTGAAGGTCTTGTcagaaagtaaaagaaaaactttagGGTGTTTGAGCAATTAGAATGTGACTGTGTAAGGCATTTAGTAAGTTGATTCTACCATAACTCACAACTAACATCTGAATGCAGATTAACAACCGGGTGAAGCAGATGTAACTTCTATATAGTTTGGCAAAAGCTTGGACCTAAATCATTCTGTAGTTAGTATGAGCTGTGTCCTTCATAAGAAGCAAACTTAGTAAAAAAGAAGTACTGTACAGAACAGTTGACAGATTAGAAATGGGACCTCACTGAACAGACTAGTATCAGTGCACTGAATGTGGTAATAGGCAGTTTCTGCTTAATTGgacatgcagatgcagatgatTCAACCGAATGATACACTCATCTGCATTCAGCAAGACAGTAATCAATTAtaagtgtgtttagttctttgggtgtaaagtttttgaagtatatggacgaacatttgaagtattaaacatagactaataacaaaacaaattacagattccgcctgtaaactgcttGACGAATtcattaagcctaattaatccgtcattagcaaatgtttactgtagcatcacattgtcaaatcatgacgtaattaggctcaaaagattcgtctcgcaatttacatgcaaactgtgcaattggttttttttcctcacatttaatactccataaatgtgtccaaacatttgatgtgatgtttttggctaattttttttatctaaacaaaCAAGGCTTGTTTACCGGGACAAGATTTTTGCCCATGTATCCTTTCGTTTCATGGATTAAGACACAATTATTGCCTCTTGAGAAAGTGGGTCACTGCTTAGCAGTGTTGCTGCCAGTTGAGGTGTACTCCTACTTAAGTTAAAGAAGtaacttaggccctgtttagttcccaaaattttttcctaaaaacattatatcgaatctttggatatatgcatgaagaattaaatatagataaatgaaaaaactaattgcacagttaggaaggaaatcacgagacgaatcttttgagtctaattagtccatgattagccatatgtgctacagtaacccacatgtgctgatgacgggttaattaggctcaaaagattcgtctcgcggtttccaggtgagttatgaaattagtttttttattcgtgtccaaaaaacccttccgacattcggtcaaacatctgatatgacattcaaaaaatttttcttttcgcgaactaaacaaccCCTTACATTCACTTTGGAGAAACAAGTGACATCTCCAACTTGTCTGTACTACTGTTACCTTGACTGATAGGGAATTTC from Oryza glaberrima chromosome 6, OglaRS2, whole genome shotgun sequence includes these protein-coding regions:
- the LOC127776524 gene encoding amino acid transporter AVT6A-like isoform X1 — translated: MGISSESPNGSQQIVQKETRDETTPLLPVKVEEEGFHEFNGASFSGAVFNLSTTIVGAGIMALPASIKMLGIIPGILMIIVVALLTEASIDMLVRCSHQGKITSYGWLMGEAYGQWGRIALQASVVINNIGVMIVYMIIIGDVLSGTSSTGVHHRGILEGWFGAHLWNSRAIVLLATTLFVFAPLVSFKRLDSLRYTSALSVALAVVFVVITAGIAIIKLFNGTVAMPKLFPELDGLSSIWKLFTAVPVLVTAYICHYNVHSIDNELEDRTQIKPIVRTSLFLCSSVYIATSFFAYLLFGEGTLDDVLANFDANLGIPFSYVFDDIVRVSYAAHVMLVFPIVFFALRLNLDGLLFPTSRHISRDNKRFAIITISLLTVIYLAAIFIPSIWDAFQFTGATAAVLIGFIFPAMVILRDPYGIASKRDKILAVTMIVLAVLSNSVALYSDAMNIFRKEEEA
- the LOC127776524 gene encoding amino acid transporter AVT6A-like isoform X2 translates to MGISSESPNGSQQIVQKETRDETTPLLPVKVEEEGFHEFNGASFSGAVFNLSTTIVGAGIMALPASIKMLGIIPGILMIIVVALLTEASIDMLVRCSHQGKITSYGWLMGEAYGQWGRIALQASVVINNIGVMIVYMIIIGVHHRGILEGWFGAHLWNSRAIVLLATTLFVFAPLVSFKRLDSLRYTSALSVALAVVFVVITAGIAIIKLFNGTVAMPKLFPELDGLSSIWKLFTAVPVLVTAYICHYNVHSIDNELEDRTQIKPIVRTSLFLCSSVYIATSFFAYLLFGEGTLDDVLANFDANLGIPFSYVFDDIVRVSYAAHVMLVFPIVFFALRLNLDGLLFPTSRHISRDNKRFAIITISLLTVIYLAAIFIPSIWDAFQFTGATAAVLIGFIFPAMVILRDPYGIASKRDKILAVTMIVLAVLSNSVALYSDAMNIFRKEEEA